From the Streptomyces sp. NBC_00654 genome, the window TCCAGGCCGATCCAGCCGGCTCCGGCGATCACCAGGTGGCCGTTGTCGCGGCCGAGCGCGGAGAGGACGTTGCGGAGCCGGTCGGCGTGGGCGAGGCGGCGCAGGTGGTGGACGCCGGTCAGGTCCGTACCCGGGATGTCGAGCCGACGCGGTTCGGCCCCGGTGGCGATCAGCAGCTTGTCATAGTGGATGACCGTGTTGTCGCCGAGCTGTACGGAGCGGGCGTAGCGGTCGACGGCCGTGACGGGCTGGCCGAGGTGCAGCTCGATGTCGGCGCCCGCGTACCACGCCGTCTCATGGACGAAGACGCTGTCGCGCTCCTCCTTGCCGGTCAGGTACCCCTTGGACAGGGGCGGCCGTTCGTACGGATGGTCGCGCTCATCGCCGATCAGGATCACCCGGCCGCTGAAACCCTCCGATCGGAGTGTTTCGGCTGCCTTCGCCCCCGCGAGTCCTCCGCCGATGATGACGAACGTCCGGTGTGCGTCGACCACTTGATGCCTCCTCAGTGCAGTGCTGTGCGGCGCCGCCACCTGCGAGCGTCCCGCACGCAGCGTGATGGCGAAAGAGGGTGTGCCCCGTTCAGGTCACACCCAGTGGCCATGGGTCCAGTCTGCCCACCCGGGCCGGCACCACATGGAGCAGGGTCCTCCGGTTGCGTACGGAGCCGGAATTCCCCGCGCGGCGCGGTACGGCTCCCAGCACACCACCTGGCCCGTTGCCGACGGCCGTCGCCGCGCCCCAGTGCCGCGGGACACTCCCGGGCGGGGCGCCGGTGGTGGTGGAGCGGGAGGCGGGGGCGCGACGGATCCGGCGGTGGCGGGGCGCGGTGGACGGGTTCAGCGGTGACGGGCCGTGAGGGCGGCGTGCAGGGAGCGGGCGGAGGCGTCGGTGAGGGCGGCGATCTGGTCGACCAGGACCCGCTTGCGGGCCCGGTCGTCGGGCGCGGCGTCGTACAGGGCCCGGAACTGCGGCTCCAGGCCTTCCGGGGCGCGGGCGGTGAGAGCGGCGGCCAGCTCCGCGATGACGATCCGCTGGTCGGCGCGGATGGCCTCCTGCTCGGCGCGCTGCATCACATAGCGGTCGGCGACCGCCTTGAGTACCGCGCACTCGTTGCGGACCTCGCGCGGGAGCACCAGCTCCGCGCCGTACCGGCCGAGCCGCCCGGGGCCGTACACCTCGCGCGTCGCCGTCTCGGCCGCCTGGCAGAAGCGGCCGATGAGCTGGCTGGTGGCGTCCTTCAGCCGGGCCTGGGCCACGGCCGAGCCGTCGTAGCCGTGCGGCCACCAGTCCTGGTCGAGCAGCCGGTCCAGGGCGTCGGCGAGCTCCTGCGGTTCGGTGTCCGCCGGTACGTAGCGCCCGATGGCGACGGCCCAGATCTCGCGCCGCTCGGGCTCGGCGTACAGGCAGTTGGGGTCGATGTGCCCGGCGTGCAGCCCGTCCTCGACGTCGTGCACCGAATACGCGACGTCGTCGGACCAGTCCATGACCTGGGCCTCGAAGCACGTGCGGTCCTGCGGGGCGCCCTGGCGGGCCCACTCGAAGACCGGCAGGTCGTCCTCGTAGACCCCGAACTTCGGGGAGCGGGGGTCGGTGGGGTGGGCGCCGCGCGGCCAGGGGTACTTGGTGGCGGCGTCCAGGGCGGCCCGGG encodes:
- a CDS encoding deoxyguanosinetriphosphate triphosphohydrolase, whose amino-acid sequence is MDGTQGARGAQRAHGTQAAQVVGTGPYGQADTERWDTEPDKRPGRTAFQRDRARVLHSAALRRLAGKTQVVTPGTRSSAWDASPRTRLTHSLECAQVGRELGAALGCDPDLVETACLAHDMGHPPFGHNGEQALNDFASDCGGFEGNAQSLRLLTRLEPKRFVRDTRTGELVSVGLNLTRAALDAATKYPWPRGAHPTDPRSPKFGVYEDDLPVFEWARQGAPQDRTCFEAQVMDWSDDVAYSVHDVEDGLHAGHIDPNCLYAEPERREIWAVAIGRYVPADTEPQELADALDRLLDQDWWPHGYDGSAVAQARLKDATSQLIGRFCQAAETATREVYGPGRLGRYGAELVLPREVRNECAVLKAVADRYVMQRAEQEAIRADQRIVIAELAAALTARAPEGLEPQFRALYDAAPDDRARKRVLVDQIAALTDASARSLHAALTARHR